From one Catenuloplanes nepalensis genomic stretch:
- a CDS encoding WXG100 family type VII secretion target — MTDNSLVAPVESSRTGYTGISLAEGYADLDAAIRSEGWVDDLLAGAAFGLDAVSTVLDPFSALLASGVSWAMEYFEPLREMLDALTGMPDVIASHAATWDNMAAALTQMSVDLQSHLAGDVPDWAGHAAEAYQTLMGHNVAAIAGLGGVSVAMASATTAAGNLVTFVREVVRDLIADLVARVIVWAVEAIFVVTIPVIAVQIVAAVAKWASRILEYTTALVTSYTNLSKLING; from the coding sequence ATGACCGACAATTCGCTGGTCGCCCCGGTCGAGTCGAGCCGCACCGGGTATACCGGGATTTCGCTGGCCGAGGGCTACGCCGACCTGGACGCGGCGATCCGCAGCGAGGGCTGGGTCGACGACCTGCTCGCCGGCGCCGCGTTCGGTCTGGACGCGGTCTCCACCGTGCTGGACCCGTTCAGCGCGCTGCTGGCCAGCGGCGTCAGCTGGGCGATGGAGTACTTCGAGCCGCTGCGCGAGATGCTGGACGCGCTCACCGGCATGCCCGACGTGATCGCCTCGCACGCGGCCACCTGGGACAACATGGCCGCCGCGCTCACTCAGATGTCCGTCGACCTGCAGTCGCACCTGGCCGGCGACGTGCCGGACTGGGCCGGGCACGCGGCCGAGGCGTACCAGACGCTGATGGGTCACAACGTGGCCGCGATCGCCGGGCTCGGCGGCGTCTCCGTCGCGATGGCGTCCGCCACCACGGCCGCGGGCAACCTGGTGACGTTCGTCCGCGAGGTCGTCCGCGACCTGATCGCGGACCTGGTCGCGCGCGTGATCGTCTGGGCGGTCGAGGCGATCTTCGTGGTCACCATCCCGGTCATCGCGGTGCAGATCGTGGCCGCGGTCGCGAAATGGGCCAGCCGGATCCTGGAGTACACGACCGCGCTGGTCACCAGCTACACGAACCTGTCCAAGCTGATCAACGGCTGA
- a CDS encoding winged helix DNA-binding domain-containing protein — translation MRHVTDGERRARLAVRHALAPAFRAATVEDATRAVTVLHATEPPTVYLSCWARVDGFKPADLNTALHTGRSLVKQLAMRRTLFVFPRDLLPAAWSSASARVATAERVRLAKDVVAGGLAADGGEWLDRARAEVLAVLAAAPEGRTAQEIRLAVPMIDARAGGVTAASRVLNHLGLTGDIVRGTNTGGWHVSRPRWTLMRDWLGETPGWPAAADGYREIVRRWLWSFGPGTEDDLVWWLGATKAAVRAALAAAGAVQVSMDGGRTGWLLPDDLGEVADPGPWAALLPVLDPTVMGWQGRDFYLGPHKESIFDTRGNAGTTAWVNGRVVGAWVQDPAGVVSTLPAEPVSTVERALLDAEAARLTDWLGGFRVSSVYSSPLMKRPDTR, via the coding sequence ATGCGTCACGTGACCGACGGCGAACGCCGCGCCCGCCTGGCGGTGCGGCACGCGTTGGCCCCCGCCTTCCGGGCCGCGACCGTGGAGGATGCGACCCGCGCGGTCACGGTGCTGCACGCGACCGAGCCGCCCACGGTCTACCTGTCCTGCTGGGCGCGGGTCGACGGGTTCAAGCCCGCCGACCTGAACACGGCGCTGCACACCGGGCGCAGCCTGGTCAAGCAGCTGGCGATGCGGCGCACGCTGTTCGTCTTCCCGCGCGACCTGCTGCCCGCGGCGTGGTCGAGCGCGTCCGCCCGCGTCGCCACGGCCGAGCGCGTCCGGCTGGCCAAGGACGTGGTCGCGGGCGGGCTCGCGGCCGACGGCGGAGAGTGGCTGGACCGGGCGCGGGCCGAGGTCCTGGCGGTGCTCGCGGCCGCGCCGGAGGGCCGCACCGCGCAGGAGATCCGGCTCGCCGTGCCGATGATCGACGCCAGGGCCGGCGGCGTCACCGCCGCGTCGCGCGTGCTCAACCACCTCGGCTTGACCGGCGACATCGTCCGCGGGACGAACACCGGCGGCTGGCACGTGTCCAGGCCGCGCTGGACGCTGATGCGCGACTGGCTCGGCGAGACTCCCGGGTGGCCGGCCGCGGCCGACGGATACCGCGAGATCGTGCGGCGCTGGCTGTGGTCGTTCGGGCCCGGCACCGAGGACGACCTGGTCTGGTGGCTCGGCGCGACGAAGGCGGCGGTCCGGGCCGCGCTCGCGGCGGCCGGCGCGGTGCAGGTCTCGATGGACGGCGGCCGCACCGGCTGGCTGCTGCCGGACGATCTCGGCGAGGTGGCCGATCCGGGCCCGTGGGCCGCGCTGCTGCCGGTGCTCGACCCGACCGTGATGGGCTGGCAGGGCCGCGACTTCTACCTCGGCCCGCACAAGGAGTCGATCTTCGACACGCGCGGCAACGCCGGCACCACCGCGTGGGTCAACGGCCGCGTGGTCGGCGCCTGGGTGCAGGACCCGGCCGGCGTGGTCTCGACGTTGCCGGCCGAGCCGGTGTCCACGGTGGAGCGTGCGCTGCTGGACGCGGAGGCCGCCCGCCTCACGGACTGGCTCGGCGGCTTCCGCGTCTCCTCGGTCTACTCGTCGCCGCTGATGAAACGCCC